Part of the Flavobacterium sp. MDT1-60 genome, CAGTGTTCCGGCATCTTTAATTACTTTATGGATTTTACACAGCATTAAAACTGATATTTCTACTATAAATGCCGTAATCAAATATAGTTTAGGCTGGGCACTTCTTTTTACATCAATAGCTATTTTGTTTAAAAAGAAACTTTTAGTGTTTTCTCAAAAACACGCCGGAGATAAATTTCATAGTGAAAGTCATACTCAAAATATGTTGACTATTGGAATTGGCGTATTGTTAGGAGCAACAGTAACTCTTACTTCTATTGGTGCAGGTGCATTAGGAACTGTAACTTTATTTTTTCTTTATCCTCTTTTACCAACACCACGTTTAGTTGGAACAGAAATTGCTCATGCCGTACCTTTAACTCTTGTTGCAGGAATAGGACATGCCTCTATGGGAAATTTAGATTTAGGTTTATTAGGCCAATTATTAATGGGATCACTTCCGGGAATTTTTATAGGAAGCATGTTAAGCGGAAAAGTTCCCGATTTATTTCTTAGAAATGCTATTGCTGTAATGCTTTTCCTGGCAGGATATAAATTAGTTTTTTAGACAAACAACAATCATTTTATAAAAAGAAAGACCATTTCAATATTTTTTGAAATGGTCTTTCTTTTTATTTTATTTAGAATAGAATTGATTAAAAAGCGATATCCGCCAAAGAATTACTCTCAAGAATTTTAAGCGTATTATCACGAACTTCAGTCATTAAACGTCTTGCGGCGCAGGTTGACTCATCGTCACAATCATCACATTTTTCATAAAAATTATGACTGGCACAAGGAAGCAATGCTATTGGCCCTTCAAGGATGCGATATACTTTAGCCATGCTGATATCTTTTGGATCTTTGATCAAATAATATCCACCGCCTTTTCCTTTTTTTGCTCCAAGAAAACCGGAGTTCCGAAGTAACAATAAAATACTTTCCAGAAATTTAATCGAAATATGTTCGCTTTTGGCAATTTCAGCAATTTGTACAGGCTCGTTGTTTTCACGTCTGGCCAAATAAGTTAAAGCTTTAATTCCGTATTTTGTTTTCTTTGAAAGCACGTTTTAAATATTTTAGATTGCAGATTTTAGATTTCTGATTGAAATCAAATATCTTACATGTTTTTCTACAACAAAAATAGACTTTTTCCATGAGAAAAATAACAGAATCAGATTTATATTCTACTTAACCCATCAATTTAATTCGTTAATGTAATTTAAATTCAATGATGCATCAAAAGATAAATGTACATAAAGTTTTTTTTTCAAATTATAAACACGATTGGTTTTTAATAAAAAACGATTTCCAACTGCATTTAATTTACAGTCAAAAATCGTTATTATTATAATCTAAAATCTACAGTCTACAATCTAAAATTCTTTAAGAAAGCGCCTGATCTAAATCGGCAATAATATCTTTTACTGTTTCTAAACCTACAGAAACACGAACTAAACCTTCTGTAATTCCAACTGCAAGCTTTTCTTCAACAGACAATTTGCTGTGGGTTGTTGATGCAGGATGCGTTACAATTGTTTTTACGTCTCCAATATTTGCTGAAAGTGAACATAATTTGATTTTGTCCAAAAATTTCCTTCCTGCTTCAAGTCCGCCTTTAATTTCAATTGCAATAATGTTACCGCCTAAAAGCATTTGTTTTTTGGCAATCTCATACTTTGGGTGTGATTTTAAAAACGGGTATTTTACACTATTTACATTTGGATGATTTTCTAAAAACTCAGCCACTTTCAAAGCATTTTCACAATGTCTGTCAACACGAACAGCCAAAGTCTCTAAACTTTTTGACAAAACCCACGCATTAAATGGCGACATTGCCGGACCTGTATTTCTTGAGAACAAATATATTTTGCGAATTAAGTCTGCTTCTCCAACTGCAACTCCTCCTAAAACACGACCTTGTCCATCCATTAATTTTGTTGCTGAATGGATTACTATATGTGCACCGTATTTAATAGGCTGTTGAATGTAAGGCGTAGCAAAACAATTATCGATTATTAAAATCAAATTGTGCTTTTTCGCAATCGCGCCTAACAATTCTAAATCAACTACATCTACACCTGGATTTGTAGGTGTTTCAGCATATAAAATTTTAGTATTTGGTTTGATAAAACTTTCTATTGTTTCCGGTTTATTGATATCAAAATAGCTTGTTTCAATTTTCCATTTTGGAAAATAAGTCATGAACAGTGCGTGAGTTGATCCAAAAACGCTTCCTGCAGAAACGATATGATCACCTGAATCCAACAATGCGGCAAATGTAGAATATATAGCAGCCATACCTGTTGCAAAAGCATAACCAGCTTCAGCACCTTCCATAGCACAAACTTTATCTACAAACTCTGTGGTATTTGGGTTACTAAAACGAGAGTAAATATTACGTACTTTTTCTTCTGTAAAAGATGCTCTCATATCTTCTGCATCTTCAAATACAAAACTTGATGACAAATACAAAGGAGTTGAATGTTCCTGAAATTGTGTTTTTTCTAAATGTGTACGGATGGCCTGGGTTTCAAAACCAAATTCTTGATCGCTCATTATTTTTTTGTTTAACACGAATTGCACTGATTAGCACTAATCCGCTTGTTTTTATAATTTCACAAAGACTCGCAAAGAAACTCAGAGATACACTAAGGATTTATGCGACTTTATTACTTAATATCAGTTAAGAATTATCTAATTCTCTAATTTAATTGACTAATTTTCTAATTCTTATAACGCTTCGCTATTCAATACAACTTTATATTTTATGGTTGCAGTTGGTTCAACTGTTTTGGCAACTGAGCAATATTTCTCGAAAGAAAGTTGTGCTGCTCTTTGTGCTTTTTCAGGATTGATGTCGCCTTCTAAATAAAAAACTACATTGATTTCCTTAAAAGGTTTTGCCTCTTCAATTTGAACACGCTCGCCTTCTACCTCAGCATTAAAGGATGTTATTTCCTGACGTTGTTTCTTTAAAATTGAAATCATATCAATCGCACTGCATCCCGCAACACCCATTAATACTAATTCCATTGGGCTTGCACCTAAATCGCTTCCGCCAAATTCAGCTCTGCTATCAACATCAACTACATGACCTCTTTCATTTTTTAGTTTGAAATGAAACGCGTCGTTTACTCTGTTTAAGGTTACTTTCATTTTTTCATTTTTTGTTTTTGTTTGAGTTCAAATCAGAAATCAAAACTCTAAAATCTGCTCCCGAAGCTTCGGGAATAAAATCGAATTATCCTTTATCCGACAATCTCAAAATATCTCCAAAAACGCCTCTCGCTGTTACTGCAGAACCTGCACCGGCTCCCTGAATTACGATTGGACGATCTCCGTAAGATTCTGTATAAATTTCGAAGAAGGAATCAGAACCTTTAAGTCCTCCTAAAGCAGTATCTGAAGGTACTGAAACTAATTTTACTTCCAAAATTCCTTTATCGTTTTGTAAATCTCCAGACAATTCACCAATGTATCTTAATACATGATTTGGCTGTTGATCTGCTTTTATTTTCTCATAAATTGGGTCGAATTCTTTTAGTTTAGTTAAGAAATCTGATACATTTCCATCACGTAAATGTTCCGGAATTAAATTCTGAATGGAGATTTCTTCAAATTCATTTTGTAAATCTAATTCTCTCGCCAAAATCAATAATTTTCTTCCCACATCATTTCCGCATAAATCCTCACGTGGGTCCGGTTCTGTGTATCCGTTGTCAATTGCTTCTTTCAAAATTTCGCTAAACGGAACCTCTTTTGCAGAGAAATTATTGAATAAATAACTCAATGTTCCAGAGAAAACCCCTTTTATTTTGGTGATATTTTCGCCCGAAAGGTGTAATAATTTTATCGTATCAATTAATGGTAAACCTGCACCAACATTGGTTTCGTATAAATAATTTTTTTGGTTATCTGCCAAAGATTTTCTTAATTCTTTATAAAAACCATAACTCAAAGTATTGGCAACTTTATTAGAAGAAATCAAATCGAAACTGCTTTCTACAAGCGGAATATAGTTTTCTACGAAAGTAGCACTTGCGGTATTGTCGATCGCAATTAAATTCTCTAAATGATATTCATTTGCGTAATCGATAATATCTTTTATCGTATATCCTTCACCTTTACTTGCAATATCATTTTTCCAGTCTGAAGCTACTCCGTTTTTATTTAAAAGCAGTTTTTTAGAATTCGCAATTGCAAAAACATTTAGCTTAACGCCTTTACGTTTTTCAATAGCTGAAGCTGATTCTAAAATCTGATTGATTAAAGTTCCGCCAACTAACCCGTGACCGAAAATAGCGATGTTGATTTTTTTAGAAACTCCAAAAATTTCTCCGTGAATTACGTTTAAAGCTTTGTTTAGTTCTTCTTTCTTAACAACTAAACTCACGTTTTTACCCGTTACGGTGTTGTTGAATAAGATTGGAACTATTTTATTTCTGATTAAGGCGGTATATGGTTTATGGAAAGTACTCAAATCCTGACCAATAATCGAAATTACTGAAACATTATCTGTTACTGTAATTTGATTTACATCTTTAGAATAAAAGTCATTTTCAAACTCTTTCTCTAATTCAACCATTGCTGTTGTTGCTTTTTCAGTTGCCACAACAAGCCCAATTCCTCTTTCTGAAGAACCTTGCGAAATAATGCTTACGCTGATATTGTGATCACCCATAACTTTGAAAATTCGGGCATCAACACCGGCTTTTCCAAGCAAACCACGTCCTTCAAGATTTACTAAAGAGACATTTTCTAAAACTGATAAGGTTTTGATTCCTTCTTTAGCAGAATCTGACGTAATTAAAGTTCCTCTATTTTCATGATTGAAAGTATTTAAAATACGAAGCGGTATATTTTTTTCCAATAACGGAATAATGGTCTTTGCATGAAGGATTGTTGCACCAAAATTAGCCAACTCGTTTGCTTCATTAAAAGACAAATACTCGATTTTTTTGGCATCAGCAACTAAATCCGGATTTGCAGTGTATATCCCGTCTACGTGTGTGAAGTTTTGAAGTTCTTCTGCATCTAAATAATTAGCGATTAATGATGCTGTGTAATTACTTCCGTTTCTTCCTAAAGTGGTTGTGTCGTTGTTATTATTTGATCCGATGAAACCTGTAACGATATTTACAGTTGAACCGTTATGAAGCTTGAAATAATTGATTACGTTTTTCTTAGAAAGCTGTTCTAATGGCTGCGCATCTCCAAATTTCGAGTCGGTTTTAAGCAATTCTCTGGTGTCAACAAAATTGGCAGGAATTCCTTTTCCAACTAAAATTGAAGTCAATAATTTAGCAGAAAGCAATTCCCCTTTAGATAAAATCTGATCTTTTATTTTATTACTGTAATCGCCAATCAGGCTTACGCCTTCAAAAAGTTTATCTAAAATATTAAACTCTTCTGATAAATCGACTTGCGGATAATCTGAAGTTTGGTACGCTTTAAAACTTTCTAACAAAGGTTTATAGTTTCCATTTTTCGCTGCAATTCTTAAAATATCTTCTAATTCATCTGTAGCATTTCCTCGGGCCGAAACTACAACGGCAATTTTTTCTCCTTGATTTACTTTATCTGTAATGATTGAAACTACTTTGTTTAGTCCTTCTCCGTTTGATAACGATTTACCTCCAAATTTTAATATTTTCATTTTATTTTTCTATTGTTTCTGCCTTAAAAATATCGGCAAGTAAATGATCTAATTGTTTGTACTCGATTAAAAAAGCGTCATGTCCGTGAACCGAATCTATTTCGCTGTAAAAAACATTGTCTTTAAACTTCTTTAACTCCTGAAAAGTTTCCAGGTTTTCTTTTGGTGTAAAAAACAAATCCGAATTGATTCCGATAATATGAATCGATGCATTTGTTTTAGATATTAAAGCTTCGAAATCAGCACTATTTCGAGTAATATCTATTGTTTTGAGCAACTGGTTCATTAATTTATAAGATGATAACTGGTAACGTTGCTGTAGCTTTTTGCCGTGATGTGCCAACCAGCTTTCTATGTTAAAAATTAAAAGGTCCTGATTGATCGTACGCTTAAACTTTTCTTTGAATGATTCTGGAGAACGATAACACAACATTGCATGAATTCTGGCATCTTCAATCGGTTTTGATGAATTGTTCAGAATTTGCTCCTGGAGATAACAATTAGCAATCATCCAGTCGGTCGATTTCCAGTCGGTTGCAATCGGAATTAAATTTTCGGTAATATTTGGTTCCAACGCCAGGATTTCCCACGCAATTCCTCCACCAACAGAACCTCCAATAATCGCATAAACCTGTTCAATTTTCAAGGCTCTAATCCCCTTTATAAATATTCGGGCAATATCTCTGGTGGTAAAATCCTCATAGTTTTCAATTATGAAAGAATCATTTCCGTTTCCCGGAACGTTAAATGCCAAAACAGTGTATTTGTTGGTGTCAATTGTTTTTTCGTCGCCAATTAAATCGTTCCACCAACCATTTTCTCCCGTTACCTGTGCGTTTCCGGTCAAAGCATGATTGACCAAAACAATAGGTGCCGTATGCAATGGTAAGCCAGAAAGTGTAAAACTTAAGGGTAATGACGGATATGATGCACCACTCTCTGTGATGAAATCCTGAATTATAATGGGGTTTGGTATATTTTCCAATTTCAAATCTGTTGTATTATTGATTTGTATGTGGAAATATTAGAAAGAAAGTCTAGAGTGAAACTAGAAAAATCTTATTGTTATCTTTCCACGTTTGGGCGTGGTAGAATGCAGCACCTTCTTCGCGTTAACGAAGGGTTGCTAAGGATTCATCGGGTCTAATCCCTCGTCCTTTCTTTATAACATTTCAATACGTTTTTGAACTTAAAGATGCAAATTAACTACTATTTTCTTAAACAAACAAATTTTATCGAAACTGATTCCTCAATTTCATAAATATAATTCAAACTAAAACTAGTATACGCAAAAAATTACCGAACAAATTGCCCAGTAAAATTAAGCAGGTATTGCCCTATTTTATGATACTTTTCGATTTAGATAAAAAGCGTTTCATTTTCTTTTGAATACATCAAAAACAATAAAGAGTTTGGTTCTTTTTTATCTGCTTTTTGATCCGTTTCTGTTATTCCGAATCTTGGATGGATCAATTCGTTTTTTGGCGGAGGATTATTTTTTTTTGTCCTGTTTTTCAATGTTGAAAATTTTCTTGATAAGTAGTTTAATGTGCTCATGATATTTAAGTTTAGTTTAGTTTGTGTATTTATCTTTATTATTCGTTTATTTTAATGTTAACCCAGCCGGATGAAATAAAAAAACCCTTTTGGTTTAGGATGCCAAAAGGGTTTAAGTTTTTAAACTCATATATTCTTTTGGAATCAACAGACGCGTACGCAAATAAATGCGACAGTGAACATCTTGTTCATCTGTAGGGATTTATTCATCTGTGATTTATTTATTAAATTAAATTCTTGCATTTTGTTATAAAATTAAAAAGCCTCCTAAAATTATTGGGAGGCTTTGCATATAATATTGTTATTTTCTTACAATTTAAGCAAAAGACTTCCCAACGGTATTAACCGAAATGGCGCAAAACATTTTATAGACATTTAAGTTCATTGATTCAGTAGCTTTTGGGTTTAACAAATATGCAAATATTATTTTAATTACACAAATAAAAAATAATAAATTAATACGAAAATCCGACAAAAAATTACTTTTTTAGGATATAAAACATCTTACAAAACTTTTGTCTCACAAAACAAAAGTAAAAAACTTACAAAAAGTCATTTTTACTTACAATATCTCCACAAATCAGTTTATCAAAGAACTTCACAAAGTCATTCAGCCTTTGGTTTTTAAAGCCAGACTGCTTCCTTATTTTTAATTTTTTCAGCCACTTTCAAAATATCCGTAATAATTCCTCTGGAAATCGCTTGTTTACAAGGAGACGCACCCTGAATAACAATTGGAACATTAGCATATGATTGCGTATAAATTTCGAAGATAGCGTCAGAACCTTTTAATTGACCAATTGCAGAAGTAATGGGTTCCGAAATTAATTTAACTTCTAATAAATTTCGCTCCACATCAAATTCTCCTACATATCTTAAAACATGATTGTCGGCCTGAGTGATTTTTGCGATTTTAAATGATTTGTCAACTGCTTCTTTATTGAGGATTCCATTCTTCTCCAGATGCTCTTCCTTAATAAGAGAGTTGATTTTTATATCTGAAAGATCAAAATCCTTCCCAATCTCTCTTGTCAAAATCAATAATTTTCTTGCGGTATCATTTCCGGATAAATCTTCCTTAAAAGTAGAACGCATTAATCCTAACAGACTCGCATCTTTTAAGATTGATGAAAAAGAATTTTCTTCGGTAGAAAATCGATTAAAAACATAACTCAGATTATCCGAAAAAACACCTCTGATTTTTGTGATTTTCTCTCCTGAATAATACAAGTCTCTTAAAGTTTGTAAAACAGGGAAACCAGTATCAACTGAGGTTTCATACAAAAACTCTTTGTCATACTTTTTTAAATTTTCTCTTATCTCTTTGTAAAGATCAATTGGCAATGTATTGGCTTTTTTATTTACCGCTACAATATTAAATCCGTTCTGAATCAATGTATTATAATGCCCAATTAATTCGTCGCTAGCCGTCGCATCAACCGCAATCAGATTCTCGAATTCATTTTCTTTAGCAAATTCTACAATATCTTCTATTTTAAAAGGAACAGCCAATTCTCTGAAATTGGTTTCCCAGGCATATCCGACTCCTTCTTTCTCAAAAAAGGCAACTGTAGAATTGGTGATAATCGGGAAATGAAAATCAATATTTTTACTCTGAAGAAAAAATTCCTGACTTTCAATAATCTGATTAATCAAAGTGCTTCCGATATTTCCAATTCCGAAAAGGATGATATTAATTTTAAGCTTTGACATAATTTTTATTTATTGGGGTTAATTTTGAACCATATAAGTTCATTTAATTATCAACATCATAATTTTAGACGCACTGCTGTGTGATTCTATTAAACCTGTATTGTATTTAGACGCGCTAAAGCGCGTCTCTACTATATGACTTATATGGTGAAAAAACTTTTATAGTGAATTTCTTCTCATAAAAAATCACCTTTAGCAACACCACATCGCTAAAGGCAATTTTTCAAACAAAAAACAAAAAAACCTAATTTTTATTGATGCTATATTGTGATTGTGTAACGCTTTCAAAAACCGTTTGCAGATCAGCAATAAGATCTTCTATATCTTCAATTCCAACAGAAAGTCGAACTAAATCTTTTGAAACTCCTGTTTCTAACTGCTCATCATCAGACAATTGTTGATGGGTTGTGCTTGCAGGATGAATAATTAATGATTTTGTATCGCCAATGTTTGCCAAAAGCGAAAATAGTTTCGTTTGATCTACCACTTTTTTAGCCGCTTCAAAACCACCTTTTAATCCAAAAGTGATAATTCCACTTTGTCCTTCCGGCAAATATTGCTGTGCTAAATCATAATATTTATTCGATTTTAATCCTGGGTAATTTACCCATACTACTTCTTCCTGTTTCTCTAACCATTCGGCTAAAGCCAAAGCATTTTCGCTGTGTTTTTTGATTCGGATTGGCAGAGTTTCCAATCCCTGAATAATTTGAAAAGCATTAAACGGACTCAAAGCCGCACCAAAATCACGCAAACCTTCAATTCGCGCTTTTGCAATAAAAGCGGCATTTCCTAAAGCTTCGTGATAAACCAAACCGTGATATCCTGCAGACGGTTCTGTAAATTCAGGAAATTTTCCGTTCGACCAGTCAAAAGTTCCGGCGTCGATAATTGCACCTCCTAATGAAGTTCCGTTTCCTGCAATATATTTGGTTAATGAATGAATAACGATGTTGGCTCCGTGCTCAATTGGTTTTAATAAATACGAAGTCGCAACTGTATTATCTACAATAAAAGGTACTTTGAAGTTTTTGGCTTCCACCGAAATTCCTTTCAGGTCTAAAACATCTAATTTTGGATTTCCTAAAGATTCTACGAAGAAAGCTCTCGTATTTTCTTTTGCTGCCTTAGTAAAGTTTTCAGGTTTTGAAGGATCTACAAAAGTGGTTGTAATTCCTAATCTTGGCAGAGTTACTTTTAATAGATTATAAGTTCCCCCATATAAACTATTTGATGCTACAATATGATCGCCTGCTTTTAGCAAGGTCAAAAAGGTTGTCGCAATTGCCGATGCTCCGGAGGCTGTAACAACTGCTGCAAGTCCACCTTCAAGCGCGGCTAACCGTTGTTCTAAAACATCGTTTGTTGGATTATTTAATCTGGTGTAGATAAATCCAGCTTCAGCAAGGCCAAATAAATTGGCAGCATGATCTGCATTATTAAAAACGTATGATGACGTTTGGTAAATTGGCACCGCTCTGGTTCCTGCATTTTTAGTTACGTCGTGTCCTGCGTGTAATGCGTTTGTTGCAAATTTTTGTGCGCTCATGATTTCTTAATTTTAGGTATTGTTAGTACTATAATATATTGTTATTGAAATTGTTTCGTTGAAATTTGATATTGTTTAGACGTAGAGATCTTCTTCTTCAAGATCATACATATGAAATAATAAAGATTTTTGACCTTTTATATAGTGTTCCGGATTATACTTTACAGCTTCACTTGTTGGTTCTTCAGATTTATTATTGTTTTTTTGAGAATCCGTTCTCAATAAGTACTGAAATGCGATTGTATTTATATCTAATGTGTTCATGATTTAAAATTTAAATGTTGAAATGAAAAAAGCCCTTCCGGATGGCGACCAAAAGGGCTTATAGTTTAACTATAACAAAGATTCTATCTTTTACTTTTGGCAACAGCAAGGTTGGATGCACATTTGCATCATACTACAACACATCATATTTGTTCTTGCTATTGTTTTCATTTTCATTTTATTTAAAATTAATTCTCATTTTTAAACTCGACTAATTCGATAGAATAAATGTAATAAGTATTTTCCGAACTACCAAATCAAATATTGATATTTAACAATAAAATTTTATACTACCCATAAATGGTTTGGTTTTGCCACAGATTAAAGGACTACAATGATTAAAAAATCACTGCTAATTCGTTTAATCCTTCATCTGTGACTCAACGTGATCTGTAGCATCGGCAGTAGATGTTGCATTACTTGTAAAAGACGGCGTAACATAATTTAAAATTTGAGTGACGCTGGTTTGGGGCGATCCTTTTGTTATTTCAGAAATATTAAAAACATCAACCGGCACCGGCACATCAGTTTTTACCCTGTTTTTACTTCTCGACCCCACTATTCTAACTTCTAATAATTCATTATTCTTTAAAGTATCCTGCGCTGTTTTATTTTCCTGAGCATAAATACGCGAAAATATCAAAAGACCTAAAACGATTACTACATTTTTTTCATTGTTTTTTTTCTGATTAATTAATGTTTTGGCTTAAAAAGGATTTACAGTTGTTTCATTTTTGAACAAAAAAAAACCTCTGCGATGTGCAGAGGTTCTATATATGATGTTTGAAAATAAACTACAATAGCGTCTCTGCGGAAGGCTCCGGCATCATACAAGACATATTGCAAACTGTTAATTTCATTTTTTCTTTTATTTTGATGAGGCAAATGTGCGAACTATTTTTTAATCGACCAAATAAAAACTAAATTAATTTCTATTACCCTATCAACATAGTATGCTTATGTTAAATTTCTGCTTATAAAAATAAAAAAAGTTGAACTTTAATTTGCAAATCAAAATGGTTTCATACCTTTGCACGCGAATACAGAGGAAAAATTTGAACTGATTGCAACCTCTTCATAATGAAATGGTTCATTATGAATGCTGAAGATTTGATTTCAGTATTAAAAAATGCTAAAGCAGGAATTCTCCTTTAGCCTTTTCAGCAATTATTTCTCCTCGCTTAATTTTAATTTAATAAATTATTATGGCTTATTTATTTACGTCAGAATCTGTTAGTGAAGGGCATCCAGACAAAGTTGCAGATCAAATTTCGGATGCATTAATTGATAACTTTTTGGCATTTGACGCTGACTCAAAAGTAGCTTGTGAAACTCTTGTTACTACAGGTCAGGTAATTTTAGCAGGTGAAGTAAAATCGAATACTTATCTTGATGTGCAGCAAATTGCCCGCGAAGTAATCCGTAAAATCGGTTACACTAAAAGCGAGTATATGTTTGAAGCGAATTCTTGTGGAATTTTATCAGCAATTCACGAGCAATCAGCTGATATTAATCAGGGTGTTGACAGAGCTAAGCCAGAAGAACAAGGTGCAGGTGACCAGGGAATGATGTTTGGTTACGCCACTAACGAAACGGAAAACTACATGCCTTTGGCACTAGATTTATCTCATAAATTATTACAGGAATTAGCAATCCTAAGACGTGAAAACAAAGAAATCACTTATTTACGTCCGGATGCAAAATCTCAGGTAACTTTAGAATATAGTGACGATAATAAACCAACTCGTATTGATGCGATTGTTATCTCAACGCAACACGATGATTTTGATGAAGAAGCTACAATGTTGGCTAAAATCAAAAAAGATATTATCGAAATCCTTATTCCAAGAATTATCGCTAAAAATCCGGCTCACGCTCATTTATTTAATGATAAAATCAACTACCATATTAACCCAACAGGAAAATTCGTTATTGGAGGACCTCACGGAGATACTGGTTTAACAGGAAGAAAAATTATTGTTGATACTTACGGTGGAAAAGGAGCTCACGGTGGTGGTGCTTTCTCTGGAAAAGATCCAAGTAAAGTAGACAGAAGTGCTGCTTACGCAACACGTCATATCGCTAAAAACTTAGTTGCTGCAGGAGT contains:
- the metK gene encoding methionine adenosyltransferase, with translation MAYLFTSESVSEGHPDKVADQISDALIDNFLAFDADSKVACETLVTTGQVILAGEVKSNTYLDVQQIAREVIRKIGYTKSEYMFEANSCGILSAIHEQSADINQGVDRAKPEEQGAGDQGMMFGYATNETENYMPLALDLSHKLLQELAILRRENKEITYLRPDAKSQVTLEYSDDNKPTRIDAIVISTQHDDFDEEATMLAKIKKDIIEILIPRIIAKNPAHAHLFNDKINYHINPTGKFVIGGPHGDTGLTGRKIIVDTYGGKGAHGGGAFSGKDPSKVDRSAAYATRHIAKNLVAAGVADEILVQVSYAIGVAEPMGIFIDTYGTSKVNLTNGEIAKKVEAIFDMRPYFIEQRLKLRNPIYSETAAYGHMGRKPEVVTKTFSAPGGHVKTVTVELFTWEKLDFVDKVKAEFGL
- a CDS encoding O-acetylhomoserine aminocarboxypropyltransferase/cysteine synthase family protein, yielding MSAQKFATNALHAGHDVTKNAGTRAVPIYQTSSYVFNNADHAANLFGLAEAGFIYTRLNNPTNDVLEQRLAALEGGLAAVVTASGASAIATTFLTLLKAGDHIVASNSLYGGTYNLLKVTLPRLGITTTFVDPSKPENFTKAAKENTRAFFVESLGNPKLDVLDLKGISVEAKNFKVPFIVDNTVATSYLLKPIEHGANIVIHSLTKYIAGNGTSLGGAIIDAGTFDWSNGKFPEFTEPSAGYHGLVYHEALGNAAFIAKARIEGLRDFGAALSPFNAFQIIQGLETLPIRIKKHSENALALAEWLEKQEEVVWVNYPGLKSNKYYDLAQQYLPEGQSGIITFGLKGGFEAAKKVVDQTKLFSLLANIGDTKSLIIHPASTTHQQLSDDEQLETGVSKDLVRLSVGIEDIEDLIADLQTVFESVTQSQYSINKN